From the Trifolium pratense cultivar HEN17-A07 linkage group LG4, ARS_RC_1.1, whole genome shotgun sequence genome, the window CTCGTCCCCACCAAACCTCTTCACGTCAACCACAACCACCTCAGCCAATAATCGGTAAATCTCAACCCCAATGACCAAACCCCCGTTTTGGGTCTCAATCTCCACCCCAAATTCCTTCTTCTTTCTCACCACTAACCCCTCTGCCTTTGCTGCCGCCACCACCTTCTCAACAACCTTCTCCAATGACTCCGTCAGCACGAATCTCTCCCCTTCCATATCCGTAAAAAACCCTGAAAGATCCAACCCTGAAGagaaaaatgatataatatcaAACGCATTCAAATCCATTGTTTTACTTTCTTCTTCCCCATTAACCTTCTCCCCAAGTCCGACCCCCTCTTCATGATACTTCACCTCCTTATACCCTTTTCTAAACCAAGGATCCCGGGTAATCTCCTCAACGGTTATCCTCGTCTCAGGTTTCGTATCCAACAACCGCGATAAAAACTGCCGTAGATCCGGTGAAAACCAACGTGGACACTTAAATTCTCCACTATATATCTTCCTATACATCACCATCAAATTTGGATCGTTAAATGGAAGATAACCAGCTACGAGAACAAATAGAATAATACCACACGACCAAACATCCACCTTAGCTCCATCATAACCTCTCTTCGCCAAAATCTCCGGTGCCACGTAAGCAGGTGTTCCGCAAAGCGTGTGTAACATTCCATCCACACGAATTTGCTCTTTCACTGCACTTAATCCGAAATCCGAAACCTTCAAATTCCCCTGCAATTAATTACAACATCCATAACAGAATAACAGTAATTAGTTACATAAAACATAACAGAATTGCAATTTGTTACAGAAACTTGTAATATAAGTGATAGATTATTCGTACAGAAAACTTATATAATTTCTACACGTGTACATGTTGCGAATAATATTCATGCCTAATCATTAATTTCCTGATAACAAACTAAAGTGATAGATTATTCTTGCAAGAAAACATAATAAACTAGATTCAGCCTTTgttaattcaattgataaaaatcaAGACACACAATCAAACAAAATGAACTAATTCATTTCAacttttgtcaaataaattGACAACATAAAAATGAACTATAATCGATTATTATCAATTATGAATTATACCTTATCATCAAGCAATAGATTTTCCGGTTTCAAATCACGATGAAAAACACCATGAGAATGACAATAACTAACAGCAGAAATCAGCTGTTGAAAAAGCCTCCTAGATAGATCTTCACTGAACCTTCCTTTACTCGCGATTTTCGCGAAAAGTTCACCACCTTTAGCAAATTCCATAACAAAATAGATCTTAGTTTTCGTAGCAAGAACTTCATGAAGCTTAACAATATTCGGATGACGAAGACGACTCATAATCGAGATTTCACGTTTCACGTTTCCAGCGAGACCAGTTGCTGTGACTTTCTTCTTGTTGATTACTTTCACAGCAACACTTTGTCCATTTTCCATGTTCCGCGCGTGATATACTTTCGCAAACGCGCCGCATCCGAGGAGTTTTCCGATCTCGT encodes:
- the LOC123921421 gene encoding CBL-interacting serine/threonine-protein kinase 11-like, with translation MSEIEQAPPAPAETTALFEKYEIGKLLGCGAFAKVYHARNMENGQSVAVKVINKKKVTATGLAGNVKREISIMSRLRHPNIVKLHEVLATKTKIYFVMEFAKGGELFAKIASKGRFSEDLSRRLFQQLISAVSYCHSHGVFHRDLKPENLLLDDKGNLKVSDFGLSAVKEQIRVDGMLHTLCGTPAYVAPEILAKRGYDGAKVDVWSCGIILFVLVAGYLPFNDPNLMVMYRKIYSGEFKCPRWFSPDLRQFLSRLLDTKPETRITVEEITRDPWFRKGYKEVKYHEEGVGLGEKVNGEEESKTMDLNAFDIISFFSSGLDLSGFFTDMEGERFVLTESLEKVVEKVVAAAKAEGLVVRKKKEFGVEIETQNGGLVIGVEIYRLLAEVVVVDVKRFGGDEVAFDEVWKYKLRPRLCDATTSQQDQTQSHAAVSAE